Proteins found in one Oncorhynchus gorbuscha isolate QuinsamMale2020 ecotype Even-year linkage group LG15, OgorEven_v1.0, whole genome shotgun sequence genomic segment:
- the LOC123996503 gene encoding uncharacterized protein LOC123996503 isoform X1: MEVVAMVTVGCNKHEYLLSSTSHEEYSDDEISTKKEMHWRLGPENHDDTVLYDFEMACDTQEEILLAVEFITHDSLSRSMSHEEYSDDEISTKKAMHWRLGPADHCDTIPYTGNLNHSVAVRFDFDNTVLYDFDMDRDTPEEMVKSAEDEVSCRTHRYRFCSMDRPSVG, encoded by the exons ATGGAAGTTGTTGCTATG GTGACGGTAGGATGCAACAAGCATGAGTACCTGTTAAGTTCAACATCGCATGAGGAGTACTCGGATGACGAg ATCTCAACCAAGAAAGAGATGCACTGGAGACTTGGCCCAGAGAACCACGACGATACTGTCCTGTATGACTTTGAGATGGCCTGTgatacccaggaggagatactg CTGGCGGTGGAATTCATCACCCATGATTCCCTGTCGAGATCAATGTCACACGAGGAGTACTCCGACGATGAG ATCTCAACCAAGAAGGCGATGCATTGGAGACTTGGACCAGCAGATCACTGTGATACTATTCCCTACACGGGCAACTTGAACCATAGTGTTGCTGTTCGCTTTGACTTTGATAATACTGTTCTGTATGACTTTGACATGGACCGTGATACTCCGGAGGAGATGGTGAAGTCTGCCGAGGATGAAGTGTCCTGTCGAACACACAGATACAGGTTTTGTAGTATGGATAGACCCTCTGTTGGCTGA
- the LOC123996503 gene encoding uncharacterized protein LOC123996503 isoform X2 → MEVVAMISTKKEMHWRLGPENHDDTVLYDFEMACDTQEEILLAVEFITHDSLSRSMSHEEYSDDEISTKKAMHWRLGPADHCDTIPYTGNLNHSVAVRFDFDNTVLYDFDMDRDTPEEMVKSAEDEVSCRTHRYRFCSMDRPSVG, encoded by the exons ATGGAAGTTGTTGCTATG ATCTCAACCAAGAAAGAGATGCACTGGAGACTTGGCCCAGAGAACCACGACGATACTGTCCTGTATGACTTTGAGATGGCCTGTgatacccaggaggagatactg CTGGCGGTGGAATTCATCACCCATGATTCCCTGTCGAGATCAATGTCACACGAGGAGTACTCCGACGATGAG ATCTCAACCAAGAAGGCGATGCATTGGAGACTTGGACCAGCAGATCACTGTGATACTATTCCCTACACGGGCAACTTGAACCATAGTGTTGCTGTTCGCTTTGACTTTGATAATACTGTTCTGTATGACTTTGACATGGACCGTGATACTCCGGAGGAGATGGTGAAGTCTGCCGAGGATGAAGTGTCCTGTCGAACACACAGATACAGGTTTTGTAGTATGGATAGACCCTCTGTTGGCTGA